In one window of Actinomycetota bacterium DNA:
- a CDS encoding MOSC domain-containing protein: MSEVVAIYTAPAEGALTVSREEVDAVAGVGLEGDRYASGDGTFSTRPKPGREVTLIEIEAVEAARRDHDVPIEAGETRRNIVTRGVALNHLVDREFQVGDVVLRGVKLCEPCRYLEGLTHEGVREALIHRGGLNAQIVRGGTIHVGDPVRT; the protein is encoded by the coding sequence GTGAGCGAGGTCGTCGCCATCTACACCGCCCCGGCCGAGGGAGCGCTGACCGTGTCGCGTGAAGAGGTCGACGCGGTCGCGGGCGTGGGTCTCGAGGGCGACCGCTACGCGAGCGGCGACGGCACGTTCTCGACCAGGCCCAAGCCCGGCCGCGAGGTCACGCTCATCGAGATCGAGGCGGTCGAGGCTGCCCGGCGCGACCACGACGTGCCGATCGAGGCCGGCGAGACGCGCCGCAACATCGTCACGCGCGGGGTCGCGCTCAACCACCTCGTCGATCGCGAGTTCCAGGTCGGCGACGTCGTCCTGCGCGGCGTCAAGCTGTGCGAGCCGTGCCGCTACCTCGAGGGCCTCACCCACGAGGGCGTGCGCGAGGCGCTGATCCACCGCGGCGGGCTGAACGCCCAGATCGTGCGGGGCGGCACCATCCACGTCGGCGACCCCGTCCGCACCTGA
- a CDS encoding PspC domain-containing protein has translation MRSPDDRVLAGIAGGVGERLGIDPMLVRIAFVVLAAAGAVGLGLYLLLWAFSREVDELPPSQPRRIIAPSLQQALALLTLVVGALLLCREIGLWFGDALVWPLALAALGSAVVWARGGEEERDRWTRYARRVPQAPVRTVLGERISVPRLVVGAALVVVGAITFLTTNYGLRDIGNAFIAVAVAATGAVLLLGPYIARLVNQVGAERRERIRSEERAEVAAHLHDSVLQTLALLQRADDPQRVRQLARRQERELRQWLYGRSPDGAEGTTLQLALDALADEIEADHNVTVEAVVVGDAPLGETERVALLACREAVLNAAVHSGAPLVQVYIERDGDELEVFVRDRGRGFDPAAVPTDRRGLADSVRGRVERAGGAVTITSAPAEGTEVELRLPVRGAEVHR, from the coding sequence GTGCGCAGTCCCGACGACCGCGTGCTCGCCGGGATCGCCGGCGGCGTGGGCGAGCGGCTCGGCATCGACCCGATGCTGGTGCGGATCGCGTTCGTGGTGCTCGCCGCCGCAGGCGCGGTCGGCTTGGGGCTCTACCTGCTGCTGTGGGCCTTCAGCCGCGAGGTCGACGAGCTGCCCCCCAGCCAGCCCCGCCGCATCATCGCCCCGTCGCTGCAACAGGCGCTGGCGCTGCTGACCCTCGTCGTCGGGGCGCTGCTGCTGTGCCGCGAGATCGGGTTGTGGTTCGGCGACGCGCTGGTGTGGCCGCTCGCTCTGGCCGCGCTGGGCTCGGCGGTCGTGTGGGCGCGGGGCGGGGAGGAGGAGCGCGACCGCTGGACCCGCTACGCCCGGCGCGTGCCGCAGGCTCCGGTCCGCACCGTCCTCGGCGAGCGCATCTCGGTGCCGCGGCTGGTGGTCGGGGCAGCGCTCGTCGTCGTCGGGGCGATCACGTTCCTGACCACCAACTACGGCCTGCGCGACATCGGCAACGCGTTCATCGCCGTGGCCGTGGCGGCCACCGGAGCGGTCCTGCTCCTCGGGCCCTACATCGCCCGCCTCGTGAACCAGGTCGGTGCCGAGCGCCGCGAGCGCATCCGCTCCGAGGAGCGCGCCGAGGTCGCGGCGCACCTGCACGACTCGGTGCTGCAGACCCTCGCGCTGCTCCAGCGCGCCGACGACCCGCAGCGGGTGCGCCAGCTCGCCCGGCGCCAGGAGCGGGAGCTGCGCCAGTGGCTCTACGGTCGCAGCCCCGACGGAGCGGAGGGCACCACGCTGCAGCTCGCGCTCGACGCGCTCGCCGACGAGATCGAGGCCGACCACAACGTCACCGTCGAGGCGGTCGTCGTCGGCGACGCCCCGCTCGGCGAGACCGAGCGCGTCGCGCTGCTCGCGTGCCGCGAGGCGGTCCTCAACGCCGCCGTGCACTCGGGCGCCCCGCTCGTGCAGGTCTACATCGAGCGTGACGGCGACGAGCTCGAGGTGTTCGTGCGCGACCGCGGACGCGGGTTCGATCCCGCCGCGGTCCCGACCGATCGGCGCGGGCTCGCCGACTCGGTGCGCGGCCGGGTCGAGCGTGCCGGCGGGGCGGTCACGATCACCTCCGCGCCGGCCGAGGGCACCGAGGTCGAGCTGCGACTGCCGGTCCGCGGGGCGGAGGTGCACCGGTGA
- a CDS encoding MBL fold metallo-hydrolase, which produces MDGAWFVDTRCIDCDACRQLAPDLIARVDRTSVVTRQPTTPEEEDRMWLGALACPTRSIGTAPPRPEPRGIYPHHLEDGVHYCGFNSPDSFGANAFFVVRPEGNVLIDAPRWTRKLAEPFEEAGGIAHVLLTHRDDVADADRYAETFGARVWIHEHDASAAPFATDLLRGADPTEIRPDLVAIPVPGHTRGSVMFLLEDTHLFTGDSLYWGRSSQTLQYHRSATWYSHEVQADSLERLADEHRFEYVLAGHGDRARRPADEMHDRLADLVRRMRGA; this is translated from the coding sequence GTGGACGGGGCGTGGTTCGTGGACACGCGCTGCATCGACTGTGACGCCTGCCGCCAGCTCGCCCCCGATCTGATCGCGCGCGTCGACCGGACATCGGTCGTCACCCGCCAGCCGACCACTCCGGAGGAGGAGGACCGGATGTGGCTGGGGGCGTTGGCCTGCCCGACGCGCTCGATCGGCACCGCCCCACCCCGCCCCGAGCCCCGCGGGATCTACCCGCACCACCTCGAGGACGGCGTGCACTACTGCGGCTTCAACAGCCCCGACTCGTTCGGCGCCAACGCGTTCTTCGTCGTCCGCCCCGAGGGCAACGTGCTGATCGACGCCCCGCGCTGGACGCGCAAGTTGGCCGAGCCGTTCGAGGAGGCGGGCGGCATCGCGCACGTGCTGCTCACCCACCGCGACGACGTCGCCGACGCCGACCGCTACGCCGAGACGTTCGGGGCGCGGGTGTGGATCCACGAGCACGACGCGAGCGCCGCCCCGTTCGCGACCGATCTCCTGCGGGGCGCGGACCCGACCGAGATCCGCCCCGACCTCGTTGCCATCCCCGTGCCCGGCCACACGCGCGGGTCGGTGATGTTCCTGCTGGAGGACACCCACCTGTTCACCGGCGACTCGCTGTACTGGGGTCGCAGCAGCCAGACGCTGCAGTACCACCGCTCGGCGACCTGGTACAGCCACGAGGTACAGGCCGACTCGCTCGAGCGCCTCGCCGACGAGCACCGCTTCGAGTACGTCCTGGCCGGTCACGGCGACCGCGCCCGCCGCCCCGCCGACGAGATGCATGACCGACTCGCCGACCTCGTCCGCAGGATGCGGGGCGCCTGA
- a CDS encoding response regulator transcription factor has translation MTADRGEAPANVRGDDTRPRVYLVDDHRLFLSGVRSELDAAVEIVGEATTVADAVAGIRAVRPDVVLLDVHLPDGGGVAILQQVVPEHPDVRFLALSVSDAPEDVIAVVRAGARGYVTKSIAPDELVAAIARVRAGDAVFSPRLAGFVLDAFAGDAAPDPELDQLTPREREVLQHIARGYTYKEVGARLHISTRTVETHVSSVLRKLQLSNRHELSRWASKRRLI, from the coding sequence GTGACCGCCGACCGGGGTGAGGCGCCCGCCAACGTCCGGGGCGACGACACCCGTCCGCGCGTGTACCTCGTCGACGATCACCGGCTGTTCCTCTCGGGCGTGCGCAGCGAGCTCGACGCGGCGGTCGAGATCGTGGGCGAGGCGACCACCGTCGCCGACGCGGTCGCCGGGATCCGCGCGGTCCGCCCCGACGTGGTCCTGCTCGACGTGCACCTGCCCGACGGCGGCGGCGTGGCGATCCTCCAGCAGGTCGTGCCCGAGCACCCGGACGTGCGCTTCCTGGCGCTGTCGGTGTCCGACGCGCCCGAGGACGTCATCGCGGTCGTGCGCGCCGGGGCGCGGGGCTACGTGACCAAGTCGATCGCGCCGGACGAGCTGGTCGCCGCCATCGCGCGCGTCCGCGCCGGCGACGCCGTGTTCTCGCCCCGCCTGGCCGGGTTCGTGCTCGACGCGTTCGCGGGCGACGCCGCCCCGGACCCCGAACTCGACCAGCTCACCCCCCGCGAACGTGAGGTACTGCAGCACATCGCGCGGGGCTACACCTACAAGGAGGTCGGGGCGCGGCTGCACATCTCGACGCGGACGGTCGAGACCCACGTGTCCTCGGTGCTGCGCAAGCTGCAGCTGTCCAACCGTCACGAGCTGTCGCGCTGGGCCAGCAAGCGCCGCCTGATATGA
- a CDS encoding PspC domain-containing protein: protein MVDVETEERTVPPPPRRPGGQRLVRRTSQGVIAGVAAGVAERVAVDVLWVRLAFVVSIFFGGFGLFAYAALWLLAPDETTGRSVFDDLFTDRDRVTTWIGVGVIAIALVMLANRVLGALFGPVWFADAALDRFGFPIALIAIGAAVLWFGQRNRGEAAPDQQARSRADAAATDELPHVAASEQPTGTADPVPGTTAPTGSTAPTEPASPTEPTVPTEPGPSSVAVPAPAATPPGSTVTSRPVLRRPRPRRQRSILGRVTVAITFLVVGTTALLDQLEVIEFHAAHYLALALLVVGSGLVVGAWRGRARGLILLGALLVPPLIVASAVQGLPVDVADGMGQRFVVVASADDLVSRYKLFAGELTLDLSQVALTEGQHELDAAVGFGQLHVIVPPDVAVEAISEVRGGELNVLGRSRAGWRTQLRVSDAGTSGVLVMNLEVGFGRVHVIRAAPEV, encoded by the coding sequence GTGGTGGACGTGGAGACCGAAGAGCGGACCGTGCCGCCGCCCCCGCGGAGGCCGGGCGGTCAGCGCCTGGTCCGCCGGACCTCGCAGGGCGTTATCGCCGGTGTGGCCGCCGGTGTGGCCGAGCGCGTGGCCGTGGATGTGCTGTGGGTCCGGCTGGCCTTCGTCGTGTCCATCTTCTTCGGTGGGTTCGGGTTGTTCGCCTACGCCGCGCTGTGGCTGCTCGCTCCCGACGAGACGACCGGCAGGTCGGTGTTCGACGACCTGTTCACCGACCGCGACCGGGTGACCACCTGGATCGGCGTCGGTGTCATCGCCATCGCGCTCGTGATGCTCGCCAATCGGGTGCTCGGGGCGCTGTTCGGGCCGGTGTGGTTCGCAGATGCCGCCCTCGACCGCTTCGGCTTCCCGATCGCCCTGATCGCCATCGGCGCGGCGGTGCTGTGGTTCGGTCAGCGCAACCGCGGCGAGGCTGCCCCCGACCAGCAGGCGCGCTCGCGGGCAGATGCCGCGGCGACCGACGAACTCCCGCACGTCGCGGCCTCGGAGCAGCCGACCGGCACCGCCGACCCCGTGCCCGGGACGACCGCGCCCACCGGGTCAACCGCGCCCACCGAGCCAGCCTCGCCCACCGAGCCAACCGTGCCCACCGAGCCAGGCCCGAGCTCCGTAGCCGTGCCGGCGCCGGCTGCGACACCGCCCGGCTCGACGGTAACCTCGCGCCCCGTCCTCCGACGGCCCCGTCCGCGTCGCCAGCGGTCGATCCTCGGCCGCGTCACGGTCGCGATCACCTTCCTGGTGGTCGGGACGACGGCGCTGCTCGACCAGCTCGAGGTCATCGAGTTCCACGCGGCGCACTACCTCGCGCTGGCGCTGCTCGTCGTGGGCAGCGGGCTGGTGGTGGGGGCGTGGCGTGGTCGTGCCCGCGGGCTGATCCTCCTCGGGGCGCTGCTCGTCCCCCCTCTCATCGTCGCGAGCGCGGTCCAGGGGCTCCCGGTGGATGTCGCCGACGGGATGGGACAGCGCTTCGTCGTCGTGGCGTCGGCGGACGACCTCGTCTCCCGTTACAAGCTGTTCGCGGGCGAGCTGACCCTGGATCTGTCGCAGGTGGCGCTCACCGAGGGCCAGCACGAGCTCGACGCGGCGGTGGGGTTCGGCCAGCTCCACGTCATCGTCCCGCCGGACGTCGCCGTCGAGGCGATCAGCGAGGTGCGGGGCGGCGAGCTCAACGTGCTCGGCCGCTCGCGTGCGGGGTGGCGGACCCAGCTCCGGGTCTCCGATGCGGGGACCTCGGGGGTGCTGGTGATGAACCTCGAGGTCGGCTTCGGCCGCGTCCACGTGATCCGCGCTGCACCGGAGGTCTGA
- a CDS encoding thioredoxin family protein — protein sequence MAVQSVMTDLGSSAPDFSLTEVESGEKVALGDLGDAPALVVAFICRHCPYVKHVQHEFASLASEYQQRGVAFVAISSNDPAQYPDDAPESLAEQKREVGFDFPYLFDETQDVAKAYKAACTPDFFVYDADRTLAYRGRMDETRPDQGTPTGADLRAALDALLAGERPGRDQWPSMGCSIKFRG from the coding sequence ATGGCTGTGCAGTCCGTGATGACCGATCTCGGCAGCAGCGCCCCGGACTTCTCGCTGACCGAGGTGGAGTCCGGCGAGAAGGTGGCACTGGGCGACCTCGGCGACGCGCCAGCGCTCGTGGTGGCGTTCATCTGCCGCCACTGCCCCTACGTCAAGCACGTCCAGCACGAGTTCGCGTCGCTGGCGAGCGAGTACCAGCAGCGCGGCGTCGCGTTCGTGGCGATCTCGTCCAACGATCCCGCCCAGTACCCCGACGACGCCCCGGAGTCGCTCGCGGAGCAGAAGCGCGAGGTCGGCTTCGACTTCCCGTACCTGTTCGACGAGACCCAGGACGTCGCCAAGGCGTACAAGGCCGCGTGCACGCCCGACTTCTTCGTCTACGACGCCGACCGCACGCTGGCCTACCGCGGCCGCATGGACGAGACCCGCCCCGACCAGGGCACGCCGACCGGTGCCGACCTGCGCGCCGCGCTTGACGCGCTGCTGGCAGGTGAGCGGCCGGGGCGCGACCAGTGGCCGTCGATGGGCTGCTCGATCAAGTTCCGCGGCTGA
- a CDS encoding ATPase has product MAAARLRRVLGRHPRRVIACSGGVDSLLLAAVASEASPPVTIVAHAVTPAVPAAATARVVEAAGRYGWSLELVRSREFDDERYLRNPRDRCYFCKTNLYDELDRLVSQLDAPRGWHVLSGANVDDLGEYRPGLRAASERGVRHPYIEAGLTKRDIRAVARAAGLPWAELPASPCLASRLYTGTRVTAARLRAVEVGEELLRRLTGVEVVRCRVREDEIVIEVPSAARALVTDDVVARVAATMRAVAPELVGARLDDEPYRPGRAFLPGG; this is encoded by the coding sequence GTGGCCGCGGCCCGCCTCCGGCGGGTGCTCGGTCGCCACCCGCGTCGGGTGATCGCGTGCAGCGGTGGGGTCGACAGCCTCCTGCTCGCCGCCGTCGCCTCGGAGGCGTCGCCGCCGGTCACGATCGTCGCTCACGCCGTGACCCCCGCGGTCCCGGCGGCGGCGACCGCTCGCGTGGTCGAGGCGGCGGGGCGCTACGGCTGGAGCCTCGAGCTGGTCCGGTCGCGCGAGTTCGACGACGAGCGCTACCTGCGCAACCCGCGCGACCGCTGCTACTTCTGCAAGACCAACCTCTACGACGAGCTCGACCGGCTCGTCTCCCAGCTCGACGCGCCCCGAGGTTGGCACGTGCTGAGCGGGGCGAACGTCGATGACCTCGGCGAGTACCGCCCCGGGCTGCGTGCCGCCTCGGAGCGCGGTGTGCGACACCCCTACATCGAGGCGGGGCTGACCAAGCGCGACATCCGCGCGGTCGCGCGCGCGGCCGGGTTGCCGTGGGCCGAGCTGCCCGCGTCCCCCTGCCTCGCCAGCCGGCTGTACACCGGCACGCGGGTGACCGCGGCGCGGCTGCGCGCGGTCGAGGTCGGCGAGGAGCTGCTGCGGCGTCTGACCGGGGTCGAGGTCGTGCGCTGTCGCGTGCGGGAGGACGAGATCGTCATCGAGGTGCCGTCGGCCGCGCGCGCGCTCGTCACCGACGACGTGGTCGCACGGGTCGCCGCGACGATGCGCGCGGTCGCGCCGGAACTCGTCGGGGCGCGTCTCGACGACGAGCCCTACCGGCCGGGGCGCGCCTTCCTCCCAGGCGGCTGA
- a CDS encoding patatin-like phospholipase family protein codes for MSRRQRHIAFLVLVALTLVAWAIVATVGPTDIVAFQLDRTSERAAARVLAWSAAGELDGAIASHQWDFALMALYGLSIAWGVVKARRHLSPGADSLGRVAAVGAIVAAGLDAVENVALLRFIDLVELPAGAPPPSELPALATTAATLKFALIVSALIYAAFGLVAWRRARASSAEVPGDASADVAADASVEVPAAPRRRDDAPDIETWAAAARNCDLIMKGGITSGVIYPRLATRLATRYRFRNIGGTSAGAIAAAATAAAEYARQRGRPEALDALDRLPDELGSGLLLSLFRPSRWTRPLLELFLAVSRSGQGMLDRLDAAIRVLVRFHLLVALAGLAAGLVLGALLSLPGPALDAGLLLSATTFLVLLASLPTGVVGATQRLLIALPLHLATGLVVDDGRAVDVGFVLVAVALLAWGVAAGRSGRTGTEPGLMLASLVRGSTRTALLLGTLTLGFLQLAAWSDVLGAAPLLIATIGLVVAGGVTAVVAVRRADRALTANGAGVVTGMGGHGEDPAVTEWLTELLDDVAFGPQHDGPPLTFSDLAGRSARSRADGADAVPVNLEVMGTDLTTTTAHRLPFRGDRAFVWSEADLAPLFPPRVVAALRAASSPVSTPGATSVEGSASTPAVAQGSASTLLRLDDDLELPVVVAVRISMGFPVLFAPVPLRVEAPAGIWSRAYWGDGGAASNLPVHFFDALIPRWPTFAVDLRDAAEYTGIGCDPVAATADELVVLRTERPREPLWLRRVGVSKPLTVGGVLGGFLAAATDWHDNVQLQADGYWDRVVHVLLRDGEGGLNLAMDGATIDALAERGEAAAQALLDRFDGDDSEGWRLHRWLRYRLAMAELEEELGDLTDRLDDGYRELLEQPPREPYGWVARQGPRARHATLALETVAARWLSKRLFTRFPEPPEGERPDEPHRRVELRVTPRT; via the coding sequence GTGTCACGACGGCAGCGTCACATCGCGTTCCTGGTGCTGGTCGCGCTCACGCTGGTGGCCTGGGCGATCGTTGCGACCGTAGGTCCGACCGACATCGTGGCGTTCCAGCTCGACCGCACCTCCGAGCGGGCCGCGGCACGCGTCCTCGCGTGGAGCGCCGCCGGCGAACTCGACGGAGCGATCGCGTCGCACCAGTGGGACTTCGCCCTCATGGCGCTCTACGGGCTGTCGATCGCCTGGGGGGTCGTCAAGGCGCGTCGCCACCTCTCCCCCGGTGCCGACAGCCTCGGGCGCGTCGCGGCCGTCGGGGCGATCGTCGCGGCCGGGCTCGACGCGGTGGAGAACGTCGCGCTCCTGCGCTTCATCGACCTCGTCGAGCTGCCCGCCGGCGCCCCGCCCCCCTCCGAGCTCCCCGCGCTGGCCACGACCGCAGCGACCCTGAAGTTCGCCCTGATCGTGTCCGCGCTGATCTACGCCGCCTTCGGGCTCGTCGCGTGGCGCCGCGCGCGTGCGTCGTCCGCGGAGGTGCCCGGCGACGCTTCCGCCGACGTGGCCGCCGACGCTTCGGTGGAGGTGCCCGCTGCGCCACGCCGCCGCGACGACGCCCCGGACATCGAGACGTGGGCCGCCGCGGCCCGGAACTGCGACCTCATCATGAAGGGTGGCATCACCTCCGGAGTGATCTACCCGCGGCTCGCCACACGGCTCGCGACCCGCTACCGGTTCCGCAACATCGGCGGCACGTCGGCGGGGGCGATCGCGGCAGCGGCGACCGCCGCCGCCGAGTACGCCCGCCAGCGCGGCCGCCCCGAGGCGCTCGACGCGCTCGACCGCCTCCCCGACGAGCTCGGATCGGGCCTGCTGCTCTCGCTGTTCCGGCCGTCCCGGTGGACGCGGCCGCTGCTGGAGCTGTTCCTCGCCGTGTCGCGCAGCGGGCAGGGGATGCTCGACCGGCTCGATGCGGCGATCCGCGTGCTCGTGCGCTTCCACCTCCTCGTGGCACTGGCCGGGCTGGCGGCCGGGCTGGTGCTCGGGGCGCTGCTGTCGCTGCCCGGCCCCGCGCTAGACGCGGGCCTCTTGCTGTCGGCCACGACGTTCCTCGTCCTGCTGGCGTCGCTGCCGACCGGGGTCGTCGGGGCGACGCAACGACTCCTGATCGCGCTCCCGCTCCACCTCGCCACCGGTCTCGTCGTGGACGATGGCCGTGCCGTCGATGTCGGGTTCGTGCTCGTCGCCGTGGCGCTGCTCGCCTGGGGCGTCGCCGCGGGGCGTTCGGGGCGGACCGGGACCGAGCCCGGCCTGATGCTGGCCTCCCTCGTGCGCGGTTCGACCCGCACCGCGCTCCTACTCGGCACCCTGACGCTCGGCTTCCTCCAGCTCGCTGCCTGGTCCGACGTGCTCGGGGCCGCGCCGCTGCTGATCGCGACGATCGGGCTCGTGGTGGCCGGCGGGGTGACCGCGGTCGTCGCCGTCCGACGGGCCGATCGGGCCCTCACCGCCAACGGGGCGGGCGTGGTGACCGGGATGGGCGGGCACGGCGAGGATCCAGCGGTGACCGAGTGGCTGACCGAGCTGCTCGACGACGTCGCGTTCGGGCCCCAGCACGACGGCCCGCCGCTGACGTTCTCCGACCTGGCGGGGCGGTCGGCGCGCAGCCGCGCCGACGGTGCCGATGCCGTCCCGGTCAACCTCGAGGTCATGGGCACCGACCTCACCACGACGACCGCGCACCGGCTGCCGTTCCGTGGCGACCGCGCGTTCGTGTGGTCGGAGGCCGACCTCGCCCCGCTGTTCCCGCCTCGCGTCGTCGCTGCTCTGCGCGCCGCTTCCTCGCCGGTGAGCACGCCCGGGGCGACGTCGGTGGAGGGGTCCGCTTCGACGCCAGCGGTTGCACAGGGCTCTGCGTCGACGTTGCTCCGGCTCGACGACGACCTCGAGCTGCCGGTGGTCGTCGCGGTCCGGATCAGCATGGGCTTCCCGGTGCTGTTCGCTCCCGTGCCGCTGCGGGTCGAGGCGCCCGCCGGCATCTGGTCGCGCGCGTACTGGGGGGACGGCGGGGCGGCCTCGAACCTGCCGGTGCACTTCTTCGACGCGCTCATCCCGCGCTGGCCCACCTTCGCGGTCGACCTCCGCGACGCCGCCGAGTACACCGGCATCGGCTGCGACCCGGTGGCCGCGACCGCTGACGAGCTGGTGGTGCTCAGGACGGAGCGACCACGCGAGCCGCTGTGGCTGCGCCGTGTCGGCGTGTCCAAGCCGCTGACGGTCGGCGGCGTGCTCGGTGGCTTCCTCGCCGCCGCCACCGACTGGCACGACAACGTCCAGCTCCAGGCCGACGGGTACTGGGACCGCGTCGTGCACGTGCTGCTGCGCGACGGGGAGGGCGGACTCAACCTGGCGATGGACGGGGCGACGATCGACGCGCTGGCCGAGCGCGGCGAGGCCGCCGCGCAGGCGCTGCTCGACCGCTTCGACGGCGACGACTCCGAGGGGTGGCGGCTGCACCGCTGGCTGCGCTACCGGCTGGCGATGGCGGAGCTCGAGGAGGAGCTCGGCGATCTCACCGACCGCCTCGACGACGGCTACCGCGAGCTGCTGGAGCAGCCGCCCCGCGAGCCCTACGGTTGGGTCGCGCGGCAAGGGCCGCGGGCTCGACACGCGACCCTCGCGCTCGAGACGGTGGCCGCGCGGTGGCTCAGCAAGCGACTGTTCACGCGCTTCCCCGAGCCGCCCGAGGGCGAGCGCCCGGACGAACCGCACCGTCGCGTCGAGCTGCGCGTGACCCCCCGCACGTAG
- a CDS encoding metallopeptidase family protein: protein MEPIEEDRFVELVEAALDEIPEQLYAQLDNVAIVVEDRHPEEPTLLGIYEGIPLVERDDGYFGALPDRIAIYRLALCDMCEDEADLIDEIAVTVVHELAHHMGIDDDHLHELGWG from the coding sequence ATGGAGCCCATCGAAGAGGACCGGTTCGTGGAGCTGGTCGAGGCCGCGCTCGACGAGATCCCCGAGCAGCTGTACGCCCAGCTCGACAACGTCGCCATCGTCGTGGAGGACCGCCACCCCGAGGAGCCGACGCTGCTCGGGATCTACGAGGGCATCCCGCTGGTCGAACGCGACGACGGCTACTTCGGGGCGCTGCCCGACCGCATCGCGATCTACCGCCTCGCGCTGTGCGACATGTGCGAGGACGAAGCGGACCTGATCGACGAGATCGCGGTCACGGTCGTGCACGAGCTCGCCCACCACATGGGCATCGACGACGACCACCTCCACGAGCTCGGCTGGGGCTGA
- a CDS encoding SDR family oxidoreductase: MKVLVAGAHGHTGRLLLGRLADAGHAPFAMVRDPAQADAVVEAGAVVVVHADLEDWDLAGAVREVDAVIFAAGSGSKTGVDRTISVDLMGAVRLIDACEEHGPDRFVMLSSMSTRDPHGGNESMRHYYTAKAEADAYLERTELVWTIARPGRLSFDEGTGLVTVGTELERGDPLPRPDLAAILAACLDQPATEGKVFEIVGGGTPIDQALTSV; this comes from the coding sequence GTGAAGGTCCTCGTCGCTGGAGCCCACGGTCACACCGGCCGGCTGCTGCTCGGCCGATTGGCCGACGCCGGACACGCCCCGTTCGCCATGGTCCGCGACCCCGCCCAAGCGGACGCGGTCGTCGAGGCGGGTGCGGTGGTCGTGGTCCACGCCGACCTCGAGGACTGGGACCTCGCCGGGGCGGTCCGCGAGGTGGACGCGGTGATCTTCGCGGCCGGGTCGGGCTCGAAGACCGGCGTCGACCGGACCATCAGCGTCGACCTCATGGGGGCGGTCCGTCTCATCGACGCCTGCGAGGAGCACGGGCCCGACCGGTTCGTGATGCTGAGCTCGATGAGCACCCGCGACCCCCACGGCGGGAACGAGTCGATGCGTCACTACTACACCGCCAAGGCCGAGGCCGACGCGTACCTGGAGCGCACCGAACTCGTCTGGACCATCGCGCGCCCCGGCCGGCTCAGCTTCGACGAGGGCACCGGCCTGGTCACCGTCGGGACCGAGCTCGAGCGGGGCGACCCGCTGCCGCGCCCCGACCTCGCCGCGATCCTCGCGGCGTGCCTCGACCAGCCGGCCACCGAAGGCAAGGTGTTCGAGATCGTCGGTGGCGGGACCCCGATCGACCAGGCCCTCACATCCGTGTAG
- a CDS encoding universal stress protein, with amino-acid sequence MSVTATEEAVVRIVVGVDGSEGSREALRWAVEEAQVHGARVEAVHVFSYASHLGYSIDAVVVPVPPVDEVEASAAKVLDEAIEAAVPDDAGIEIDRHVAEGAAANVLLTRAANADLLVVGTRGHGGFRGLLLGSVSHQCVTHAPCPVVAVPTPA; translated from the coding sequence GTGTCGGTAACGGCGACGGAGGAGGCGGTCGTGCGCATCGTCGTGGGAGTGGACGGATCGGAGGGCTCCCGGGAGGCGCTGAGGTGGGCCGTCGAGGAGGCGCAGGTGCACGGTGCCCGCGTCGAGGCGGTCCACGTGTTCTCGTACGCGAGCCACCTCGGGTACAGCATCGATGCCGTGGTCGTCCCTGTCCCCCCTGTCGATGAGGTGGAGGCGTCCGCTGCGAAGGTCCTCGATGAGGCGATCGAGGCGGCCGTCCCCGACGACGCCGGGATCGAGATCGATCGGCACGTCGCCGAGGGTGCTGCGGCGAACGTGCTGCTGACCCGTGCCGCCAACGCCGACCTGCTGGTGGTGGGCACGCGCGGCCACGGAGGGTTCCGCGGCCTGCTGCTCGGTTCCGTCAGCCACCAGTGCGTGACCCACGCGCCGTGCCCCGTGGTGGCCGTGCCGACGCCCGCGTAG